The Candidatus Methylomirabilota bacterium genome segment CGCAAGAAGGTCGGCAGCCCCGGCGCCTTCAAGGACCTCAAGATGCGAATCCAGGGCATCGGAGGCAAAATTCTCGCCGCCCTCGGTACGACGGTGGTGCTGACACCCGGCACCGACATCACCGCGGCCCTCGAGAAGGGCGTGATCGATGCGGCGGAATGGGTGGGCCCGCATGACGATATACGCCTCGGACTTCCCGCGGCCGCGCGCTACTACTACTACCCGAGCTGGCACGAGCCAGGCTCGACCTCGGAGTTGACCTTCAACCGGAGGGCGTTCGACGCCCTGCCCGCCGACCTCCGCCACATCCTCGAATGGGCCTGCCAGAGTGTGCAGGTCACGAGCTTGGCCGAATACGAGCACAAGAACGCTCTCGCCCTCGGACGGCTGAGAGCCGACTTCAGGGGCAAGGTGGAGATCTTGCCGCTGTCGAATGCCACCTTGAGGGAATTGCGAAGGATCTCCGAGCAGGTACTGAGAGACGAGGCGGAGCGAAGCCCCCTGGGCCGCAAGGTCCACACGTCGATGACCAATTTTCAGGCCCAGACAAATGACTGGCGCCTCATCTCGGAAGCTGCCTACCATTCATTGATCGCTCCGCACGCCGCCAACTAGGCCGGCAAGCTTGACAGATGGAAAGCCCGCCACTTAGACTCAGACCGACCGGTCGGTCGGATCTCTATCAGGGAGGTATCATGCTTGCCGCCGAACCTCTTGCCGCGCGCTTCAGAGACTCCCGTCTGCAGCCGCTCTGGGACAAGGTGCGCGCCGGCCAGCGGCTCAGCCGGGAGGACGGTCTTCTCCTCTTCGAGACGGAGGATCTCCACGGGCTCGGCCGCATGGCCGACTTCGCCAAGTCGCGTCTGCACAGCGACCAAGTCTTCT includes the following:
- a CDS encoding ABC transporter substrate-binding protein — its product is MGIHRRFILKGAALVTAGVAAMVDAPSVHAQSRFQWRLATAWLPNLDLLHGSAQRFARIVDEMSGGRLKIQVYAGGEIMPTGACFDACSQGTIEAFFGSSHYWTAKDPGFLWFSKVPFGLNAQGMMAWFLQGDGLKLWEDGYAPFNLVPRPGPSTGLQMAGWFRKKVGSPGAFKDLKMRIQGIGGKILAALGTTVVLTPGTDITAALEKGVIDAAEWVGPHDDIRLGLPAAARYYYYPSWHEPGSTSELTFNRRAFDALPADLRHILEWACQSVQVTSLAEYEHKNALALGRLRADFRGKVEILPLSNATLRELRRISEQVLRDEAERSPLGRKVHTSMTNFQAQTNDWRLISEAAYHSLIAPHAAN